Within the Mixophyes fleayi isolate aMixFle1 chromosome 5, aMixFle1.hap1, whole genome shotgun sequence genome, the region taaatacacaaatacactctaCAAGTACCCAAGTATTACTAGCCATCTGTCTAGTAAATTTCTACACTTTTTCTAGGGAGCACTCTGGCTTTAACTATACAATCCACACATCAGGCCACAACCCCCACAACTTTttcacaatatttaataaatgtagtaatagaaaaatttaaattcacatttatgaattttaaaaaaaaaaaaaaaaagtgaatccaTGAACAAAGTtttataatctatttttaaaagTTGTGGCTGTGCTTGTGTGATTTGATTGTATAAAATTAATTTCTGCACAGTGTAAGTCACTTTGAaccatatattttaattacaagtCATAGGTGAGCAAGACTCAATGTGAGAATGACAACAAACGCCTGGAACTATGAAGCTATTATATTTACAAAGGAGATCTCTTGGCGATACCGTGTGTTACCTGATGTAGAAATGCAATATACAAAAAGGAGAAAGAAAGGAACAATGGATATACAATAACCACACTCATGTACACATTATATGTACCGGATTGCTAGAATGTTGAAGTTTCCAGAGCTGATGTCCAATTCTTGATTCTCTGCCCGAGTGAGTCCAAATCCAACAGTGAGGACAGAGAGTATAAGTGTCAGGAGACGGCCCAGCACAAACAGAACAGCCCATAAGGTAAATCTGCCAataatcagataaaaaaaaataagtatatatagtTTTGTAGTGCTTTAATATCACAGGCACACACaccaaaaactaaaataaacGCTTTACAGGAACTACTACAACAATGAAACAGACCTATCACCAAGATTTCTAGTGGATAGTAATTTCTGATTCAATCCCGATTGAAGTTTACTTTCTTCTTTTAACTTTAGCTAAGATGTGAAGTGAGTGAGTGAGGTGTTATAAAGAGACTACTGTATAACTACGTTCATCACATTTATACCACAGAAGGCTCATATTATAATTTTGAAACTAAAATCAGACTCACCCTTTCTGGTATTTTTCATTACTGAAGTAAAAAAGACGGGACATGTGGAAAAGAAATTCAACAAAGTAATGGAGAACCAGAAGAACAAGACCAAGATGATTGAGGCTGTAAAAAAGGAACATTGTGCTATTAATAGAACAGCAGATAAATGtcaaaattaatacatttcacaATAACTGTCTTACTAGCAAACTGTGTTTATGACAGGTTAGAAGCAGTGGAGGCTGCCAACATCCAAAGATACTTAACACATGTAAGAGACTAGCAGCATCAACACAAGCTTTAAAACACAATACATTGACACTAATGCACAATATCCTCATATTTCAAAGGTCCAAATCAATAGTCTGTATCCATAAGAGCCATAAATTGCAATTGTGCTGAGGGCAAGACAGACAAGACACCCCATTGCCCTTAAGTTTacccaaattaacctaaaatattgtctctgcttccccccttcagcTTTGCACCCTAGTCACTGGGCCCACTAGCACAGCCCATGTGATCACTATCCAATTACGTACATCTTAAGGTGAACCTATTACTGCATCTGAGCCAGAGCTCTATGTGTGCACGTATAGCAGTATACTTACTTTAATACATATGCGCCTATAATATGAAAGAGATACAGTCCAATATAAACCAGCTGACGGGGAATATCTTCCTAAATAAAGGAAAAAGTCAACTATGAGCAAcatttaaattatacaaatatttcTCCATTATAAAGCTATACAGACATGATTATTTTACATAATGTGCATAAATGCTTCCTACTAAAATGTCTCAGACATTATAAAAGTGAACCACTGGTGCAGGCGAGACATTGAAGACTTCCTACAAATAATCATATTACATTTAGATGTCTGTCTAGTGTGTAGTTGTGAGCAGGTGATTGGTCAGccttaaattaaaaatgtgtatgTTCCACAACATAGATCGTCAGAATCCTCAATTAACtagaaataaaaaattttaaaaaaaaaaaggttggggGGTTCCCATTTACCTTTTTGGTTTTCTGAAAATAAAGCTCGGGAAAGGCATGGAACCAATAGGCCAATTGAGAAATGTAGAAAAACTTCATCTGGAatctgaaaaaagaaaagaaaaaaaaccaaaatgcttaaagaaaataaaagtaaaagaaacCATCAAACTCTGCATCTAAACATCTCTGTGTGACCAACAATAATCTGTCTCTGCTGCTCAGGATAAagatttggggtctcaggcagTCGCCCTATCTGTCCCTATTTACttacagataaatagatagaacGTGTCACTCTTCTACCTGACAGACTGCAACTGCATAGTACAGTGAGAGTGGTAATAAATAACAGCATATCTTACTGTCATTACCGCATTATTATATAGACCATCCTTATATGGGGCCGCCATTGCTACCACACCTCCGCCAAAAAGAGTTTGGTACAACATTCACTTTTTGACAGATACACTTTTGGCATAACATTAGTCAAGACTGTCCCTGGCTCCATACATTGGATGCCTACACTAGAAGATCTGCAAGttcctcttaaaaaaaaataaagtactcTAACCTCAAAAATTGAGCAATGTTATAAGCCATATTTCATATTATAGCACAGGCTGTGGGCAAACCTTGGGGATCTGTGAATGCTAGACCATTGaataagctgtcattttgttgaagctGCTGGACCTGGCTATACCCTATCACAACATACCCCATGTAGTCAGAGCTGCTTACTGTCACTAAGCCAGGAAGAACACCTGAATAAGGGTCAGGGACTCAAAGTTGTCTATGTAACACCTTTATAGAAGCTGTCGTGAGCATAGagaatttacagttatttatacgcgttaacccatcacataattgtggggaataaggcctatatcctaactgcagtgtaaatgttatatcaaatgaatccattgataagttgaaggCTCTGCACATTCCAATGTGAGCAGGTAGGAGTGTcatctgtggcagcttcaaagagtcCCTGCTGGGAGATATATCCTGGCCAGGGATGacattttgacacctgaatacttttaggaaccgctcagcatggtgtctggctcaaagagcccatgtgcttacttggctatatgtgatatagacaaacataattcagttttaaaatatgccacttaaaatcaataaaagtagtgatcaaccacattcctcaatagcatgataaagagcagctcatatgtcaaactAAGAaatctgccccacagagaagttaaggaaatgagtgtaagctctacgaatacaatgtatttaggcgtgtttggtatcaaaagatggacaaattcataggggatttattagttataaaattgggtctgtgcgagtctctacagaaaagttaggcaacatagtagaattgggtagtaaatcagacaacatgcaaatggcgattgaaaaagtatcacagaccacaacacCAGGGGGTGGGGAACGGTGTAAAGTTGTCTTTAAAAAGCCGAGACCAGTTACAGCAAATTGtcaatcattcattgataagttttccatcttcaagccaatttcccttggctcagaatatagCACTTTGATCTAATCCTTtaaattttaaactgttttgcttgtgtatgttatgtcaatttattactttaattttttttttatatctgaatgccctgtacttttgtatattaaatcaataatatgTGGCgtcttgatactctaacgaatccattatcctgttaagaagaatatagctcgaccaagttaaccctttgaatgcggGTATGCGATTTGttcatacatttgattaacaagcttagtatgtgcttgtatttacctttgtgtaacagtctagaggtgtgaagagttaaccctttgtttgctggtgggggCTTTGTTAGCCTGTGGTaactagaagccttgtgtggtagtgtgggacaggatattgaggtcctattgcctgtattcaatagttGGTGGCAAACCTGTAGTGTATAGGGAGGTGAGCGCTGTGTGGGTgagattcagtaggtctataacctgtgtgataggtagagactgtgggctggaatcgtgtgtgacctcatacagcaaacaccccaaagtcacgggaGCATATTCATGACAGAAGCTATGACAATTCCTGCAACAGGGACATCTTAcatttatctcttaatatttacacAAGACAAACACAAATGGGATATAAGGGGTCTGCCCTGAAACTTGGTCTGCAAATAGGTTTTCAAACAGACTTTCCAACATACATAACAGGGCTCACTGCATTGCAGAAACTGAAAACCTCTTTTGGTCAACAAAAAACTCCTAGCAACAGTGGATGAGAAATAGCCAGCCTCCCATCTGCTGCAGTCCTCCCAAAAAACAAACATCAGCCTAATGGGTGGTACCCATGGATTACTTGTTTGATTTAAGAAAGTAATTACTAGCGTAACGGTCACCCATGAAGACGAGAGATAGACAATAAATGGTTGTaacatattttttctttcaataaatagtacagtaattttattgTTCTATTGTGTATAGCTCAATCTGCACCGGACCGGGTCTTATTTCACCAAGAGCTTTTCCCGCCATGCTGTTCAGTGACAGCAGAAGAGTCAGGTAAGTTTTGCACGAATATGATCATATAACAAGGTGCCCATTAAAAAAATGGCGGCAGCTTTCTGCTGGACCGATGAAGCAAATATGTTAAAGCAACGTGGTCATGTCCTTAGTGAAAATATGCAAGACTAGTGATACTGTCAACATAATGTCACAGGATTTGCCAAAGTGGGAGGGAAAGTGATATGCTAACAGCCAGCCTAGTAAACCTACTGCCATTGTTCCCAAGCACTAAAATTGCAGATTACTTAAACTAAAATGCCTGGTGCTAGTGTCACTGCCTTCCAACCAACTGCTGAAAGGGAGCATTATTACCAAACATTTATTGTATGTAAAGCACCAACCCCATAAAGGACTTGTCACATTCAAGAATACTTGTTTTGTTGCCAATTACACTATGTACCAAAAAGATTTTCTATGCTTCTACTTAGGAGAGTAGTGGGAGAAAAAAAAGTTCGAGTGAGAACGGCATAGATGCAGAGGCCACTGGCCCCATCACCAGCAGGACCAGTTAAGATGTAGTAAACTTCTGAAACCagtactgtattttttttccagcaaAGCTTTAATGGGCCAAACTCATGCAACGAAGTCAAAAGAATTTGGGCAACAAAACAATCAGATAAACTGATTAACAAAAATGTGTTTACTTACGGTAAGAATATGTGGGGGTAGCCTTTCCATAAACTTGTTGGATCAGAAAGATAATTCTCCTAAACAAATgaacaatatacattatatagagatagatagaagaCAGCCTTAATATGGTAAAAGTCACTGACAGCGGCACTAACATCTATCAGCTAAATGCTTCTGACAAAGCCTTTTCTCTGTGAATTAGGTTTCATTCTTTAATCATTAAAGCAGTATCCAAACATGGTAATTAGTGGTTATGCAGGTAGTTATTTTGCTGAAAATAACATTACTGTTCAGAAATGGTTGCTATGGTAACGCTAATACCACAAAGACCGCAGGCTCTTCAGTTTAGTACAGCAACAGTGGGATCCCAATAGCATTACTTTACTATGTTCTTGTACTGAATACAGATAAGCAAACAGTGCTGGATATACTGACCACATGTGTAAGGCTGAGGAAAAATTACCCTGCTGTAAGCTTTCACCAATATAATATGCAGATTGCACAGCAATGTAAACAACTGTTCTATTGGATGTTTGGTCTATGTCATGGTCTCTGATATTTAAAGAATTTCAATGCTATAAACATCCATGACTAATGTGAAATCGGAAAAGGATTAAAAAGTTAACAATCTAGTGAAAGTGCTAACATTCTTAAACCTtgctgtttaaaaaacaaacaaaaaaaccccacaacaAACCCACtagattctaaggggcatattcaattcttccgtTCCCGTGttgcgtaaaaactattaccgatattacggtaatagttacctggatttcagctcgcggctcagggagctgcgagctgaaatccagcgagaaaattaccatagtaacgttataacggtaataatgcgcggatcgcgagattttcggcgtttccgccgagaattgaatgtGCCCCTAAATGTGAATCCCAGGCGTTTCATGTAACGAGAGTATAATGGTCAGCTATACAGTATTCAGGACTGTAGAGTGACAAATCTCTTGCAAGACCAAGCAGAATCAATTTGCAGAGCAAGTAAACTCAATATTAAGCAATAAAGGCGACTGATCTTTGGCTTTTATACACATTCCGCAAATTTCACTAAATACATTGCGCCATCTCTTTTATGTCCTTTTGTGTTTACCTGCTCAAATAAAGACATGACTGAAACAGGAGTTTGCACCCAGAGTACAGGTTTGTGCAGATATAATTGTAACCATAACAGAGCGCAGCAAAAACGGTGTCATAACCCATGGTGACCAAAATAATCACGGCGGTAAATTATAGCAGGAAAGCAACGACAGCCCAGTTGTACAGAAAGACTTTACTTACCGAGACAATGATGCTCGCCCCCCAAACGCAAGAGAAAAAGTAAAAAGCACTCAGCTGTCCCGACTCGTTGAACTTGCTGTGTTTTGTCTTGGAGAAGTGCATGCGCCTGTTGATTTTCTGAAACAAGACCGCTTGGTGAGAAACACATTTACCCTCTCATCGATTCTTGTAAATTCAGACTGATGCACAATCTATATAACTTTCAATAGCTGAATCACTGGAAATCACATCAAAGCTTTCACAAGAACTTAAATTATCTAAAGGTGTTTCATCTACAAGATTCTAGAGAATACTGGAGCAATGTGAAATGAGTTATATGGAAATCTACTTACTAGAAAAATAACTGCATGTTCCTCACCCAAGCCGTAGGTTTAAAACAAGTGGAATGTACACAGGTCTGTTACCCCTGATAGTGAGCAGTGGGAAAAGACTAGAAGGGACTAAATTCCCCTTACATTCCCCCCCACATCTTGCTGAGCAGTGATCACGTTTCAGGGTTTGCAAACCTCCAATAGGCAAGTTGGATATTCACCCTCTCCCCGATTGGAGGAAAATGAACTTCTATGGAATGTGCAAAGATTTTCCCTTATTTAATTCAAAACAGACAAGGAATGATTTCCAAATGTGCTCACTTAATTGCTCTTAGTATTTAAAAGCAGTCCCTATTATTCAaactctgattaaaaaaaaaaaaaaaagactagcaCACATTATAGCTATAGGTTCTAGATaaaaaccaaggatcaagcataAAGTGCACCTGTAAGCGCATTGCTACGGTATGAGCTACAGTTGCAATTATTGCGTTGAGCTCATTTTCAAGAATGACAATATTACTTAATGTCTGGAGAAGCAAAGACTTCTGTACTTACGTCTAATACGTATTCTTGTATAACCGCATGTAGTATTATTGCCACAAGCATGTAGAAGAAGACTGTGGCCACATCTTTGACACCATACTGATATAATGTAACTGGCTCAATGAGGAGACCTGGAGGACACAAGAACGAGAGACATAAATATAGAAACCTGCCTAGAGAAAGTATTTCAGAGGAGCATTTCCACCTATTCCATTAGCCAATGTCTGAAAACTGCATTACAAAGAGGATACATTGTTTCCTATGGGATTGTTCCCATAATTGCTTGTAATATATTAGAGCACGGCTCCATTTTTCGTATGTTAATGTACAAAAGTACAATACTTTGTAGCAATAACATTCAACAAATCAAACGCACATGGAAAACACCTcactaaaatgcatttaaatcatACAATCATTTTCATGAATTTTACCCATTTTCCAATTTGCACCACCCCAGAAGGGTTGCAAATACAAAGAGCAATATACTTTTCTAAAAGAACAATAAGCAGTCTTATCTGGTGATTTATAGATATAATCCTAAACATGAGGCATTGCAGATATtctaaataaattacaaacatgTAGTACAACCATCTCAGCATATGTAATAAGCATTCGCCATATCACATTATTATACTTCCTGCCAAATGCAGTTGGCAGGAAATCtccaaaatattaaaattcatGAATGattacctgtaaaaaaaaaaaagtttttgccattaAACTTCCAGATTAGAGTTAATACAACACAAGCCTATCACTGGGCCGCAATACAGTTGTAGGTTACATGGTATTTTCCACacatgtacatttaaaaaacCAATGCAGAGAATGAAACTGTACAAatttgcacaacatttttttaaaaaacacaagtgTGCTATACAAATGTATGGCCCACGCAGGAAAAAGACTACCCTTAGCAAAAATATATAGACCTCTGTGCAGTGTGTACACTACATGGGGAGCAAGTGGGAATTTTAAAATTCCACTTTAAACACTATcgacattataaatataaatagagtGCAGTAgcacactttctttttttttggtttaAACATCAAAAGGTAACAGAGCaagaaacacaaaacaataaaaaaaaaaaacaaagaaaaaccatTACCTagtttaaaaaacacacacacacacacacacacacacactatggggcatatttaattattttgaattcccgcggcgttaaaactattaccgttattacggtaatagtaagctggatttcagcgagaagactaccgtactaacggtaatagtgcgcgctgCGAGATTTTTGAcattttcgccaacaattgaatatgccccactgtcTGCTTAATTATTGCATGCTTCTCTCTCTGCTGGATTTATCAATAAATGGCAGGAATGGCCCCATTTAAATGGATAGGCCATTTAGCAATGTAGATGTATATTGATCCAAATATAATCATGGAGCTAGAAGTAGAACACTTACCTGTCTACATTTTGAAACCTACAGAAATGCATTGCTCAATTGTCCTGCAATTGTTGTTGCAGAATAACAGAGGATGCAGCCCTAACTCAGATTACATGACTGCTCCTACTTCTGTGATGGTGGGTGGTATATACAGGCAGTGTCCTTAAATAGAATATACACAGTTATCAACTGGCTCCTATTTTGGAATGCGTTTAACATAACAAGATAATGTGGATTTATTTGCCAGCTCACAGCAGATTTACTTAAAGCCCTATAAAAAGCTATCCAGTAGGGAAAAGAGCAATTACCCGCAACATGACACAGCCACCACTGGAGTTTTTACCATCAGTGCTATCACTGTGTTACAGCTTTACTGAAGCATTGGCCAAGCTACTTCTTCATTTCAATAaactttatataaaacaaatctgCAATCTATGCACACTTTCTTTATGTCAGTAGCAGCCCAATGTATGTCATGAGCAGAATTATTTAGCAGGACACTGCATCCAAACATTTAAATATTCAATCCATTTGAGTAggagacagaaaataaaaatcaccATGTCCACACAGAAATATACAGGTGCAATATACTGTTCTGATCTAAAGCAATTTGATCATGATCAGACACGCTGCTAAATGAGGGTGAATGACATTCATAGGACCCACAGATACAAAGAAGCAATCCGGCAGCTGGCCCGAAGAGTTCAAATGACCAGATCTTGTCCAATTTAGCCACCATGGGTGGCCAAACAGGACACGGATCCCGTCATTGGGCGATTTcctgtgtgtggccagcttaaaCCTAttcaaagcaaacaaaaaatgcaccacaatacaataaacagATACATAGCCCAAAAATAAGTAAAGAGATCATTTCAAAATTTGAGAACTTGCCTTCCACTGGAATGGTGACATTATATTGTAGCGTGACAAACATGACTGCCGCTTTTGCTGTAATCTAGGAAGAGAGGGAAAGAAAACATAAGCTAAATAAGTTTTAGATATGTATCAgtcagtgttgtgaaactaactAGAGGATAACTAAATTATGTAAATTAGTTACAGTTCAGTTATATCTACATTTAAAATCGTACTACATGTGTTTAGGAAACCAGACATAGGCTCTAAGAAAGGGTAGGCAAATTGAGGCTGTCAGCTGCTCGAGAACCATTatttgccagggcatgctggggatTGCAGTTCAACAGCTGGGAAAACAACAGCTTGGGAAAGAATTGGTCTGGTCTAGAGGAATAACATTACACTAAGCATTAATTCCCTGCTACATTATGTGCAGGTACAAGCGTTGATAGTCAATGAGTAAGTTATACATCACCGACTGCTGCTGGAAATACAGGTATTAAATGAGGACTAGGAGCATTTTAATTCTAAATGAAGAAACAAAGCTCGATTACTGTAAACAAGTCCAAATACAAAAATCATACAATTCACACAGAATAGCTGCACTAATGGATTAGAAATAGAAATCTACTGACAAAGGGGAAAAGTATACAGCTGTCTATGATTTCCAGATTGCCACGAGCTAAACGGCTTCATGATGTAGCTAAGCTGAGCAGCAGACTGCTGCCACGTTAACATCCCTTTGCAGTTCTAGGAAGACAGCCAGCGCAGCATGCAGCAGCCACTGGAACAGACAGCATATCCCACAAGTGCAGGCCACCCAGTGCCTCTGTGTACTAGAGAGCAGACATTTAAATCCTAGCAGAACAGGCTGCCTCTAGGGACACGTTACTTGTGCAATTGAATATAAAAAACACACAGTGCTGTTACCTCAGCACTGCAAAACGAGTAAAGAATTCTTCACAGCACACACTGACCGAACA harbors:
- the TRAM1 gene encoding translocating chain-associated membrane protein 1, which gives rise to MGIRKKSSKTPPVLSHEFIIQNHADIVSCLAMLFLLGLMFEITAKAAVMFVTLQYNVTIPVEGLLIEPVTLYQYGVKDVATVFFYMLVAIILHAVIQEYVLDKINRRMHFSKTKHSKFNESGQLSAFYFFSCVWGASIIVSENYLSDPTSLWKGYPHIFLPFQMKFFYISQLAYWFHAFPELYFQKTKKEDIPRQLVYIGLYLFHIIGAYVLNLNHLGLVLLVLHYFVEFLFHMSRLFYFSNEKYQKGFTLWAVLFVLGRLLTLILSVLTVGFGLTRAENQELDISSGNFNILAIRISVLASICITQAFMMWKFINFQLRRWREHSSPQPSQKRRTVAKGKSARKEKENGVNGTVTSNGADSPRSRKEKSS